The proteins below come from a single Fastidiosipila sanguinis genomic window:
- a CDS encoding MFS transporter codes for MFSLLLAIIYLTFISLGLPDAVLGSAWPLMRTEFAVPIDYAGYIQMIIALGTIISSFFSGKTIAKLGTAKLTLTSVAATAIALFGFSFSTEYWHLILWAIPYGLGAGGVDSALNNYAALYYSSKHMSWLHAMWGIGASTGPLIMTFALRNQGSWQSGYRIIGVAQVLLTALILFSLPLWGRQSDNSKSNQLQSDEQNNISIIKVMKLPGFWYIIISFFSYYALETTAGLWISSYLVYAEGLPKDVSAGWASIFYMGITLGRIINGFFTYKFNNTQLIRAGSAIAGVGIISIMLPFGATGSAVGFILMGLGFAPIFPCIIHNTPYFFGENNSQAVVGVEMAFSAVGSLIMPTLFGIIAERLTIKLLPFYLAFFLILLISTYEKLYRDHRKRRKIATI; via the coding sequence ATGTTTAGCTTGCTATTAGCAATTATATACTTAACTTTTATAAGTTTAGGTCTACCTGATGCTGTTTTAGGATCAGCCTGGCCATTAATGAGAACAGAGTTTGCTGTACCAATTGATTATGCCGGTTATATTCAGATGATAATTGCATTAGGTACTATAATTTCCAGCTTTTTTAGCGGAAAAACTATTGCTAAATTAGGTACAGCTAAACTTACACTTACAAGTGTAGCTGCTACGGCAATAGCTCTATTTGGTTTTTCTTTTAGCACTGAATATTGGCACTTGATATTATGGGCAATACCGTATGGTTTAGGAGCAGGTGGAGTTGACTCTGCACTAAACAACTATGCCGCATTATACTATTCAAGCAAACATATGAGCTGGTTGCATGCTATGTGGGGCATTGGTGCCTCAACAGGTCCTTTGATCATGACATTTGCCTTGCGTAATCAAGGTAGTTGGCAAAGTGGTTATAGGATAATTGGGGTAGCTCAGGTTCTTTTGACTGCCTTGATATTATTTTCATTACCACTTTGGGGTAGACAGTCAGATAATAGTAAGAGTAATCAGCTTCAGTCAGATGAACAGAACAATATCTCAATAATTAAAGTTATGAAGCTTCCTGGTTTCTGGTACATAATTATTTCCTTCTTTTCATATTATGCTTTGGAAACAACAGCAGGACTTTGGATAAGTAGTTATTTAGTTTATGCAGAAGGTTTACCAAAAGATGTTTCTGCTGGTTGGGCAAGCATATTTTACATGGGAATTACTTTAGGTAGAATAATCAATGGTTTCTTTACTTATAAGTTCAATAACACTCAACTAATTAGGGCAGGTTCAGCAATTGCTGGTGTCGGAATCATTAGTATCATGTTGCCATTTGGAGCTACCGGAAGTGCAGTAGGATTCATATTAATGGGCTTAGGTTTTGCGCCAATTTTTCCATGTATAATACACAATACACCATATTTTTTTGGGGAAAATAATTCTCAAGCAGTTGTTGGTGTGGAAATGGCTTTTTCCGCAGTTGGTAGCTTGATAATGCCTACTTTATTCGGAATAATTGCTGAAAGATTAACAATTAAATTATTACCATTTTATTTAGCATTCTTTTTGATATTATTAATAAGTACGTATGAGAAATTATATAGAGATCATCGTAAAAGAAGAAAAATAGCAACAATATAG
- a CDS encoding SPFH domain-containing protein, giving the protein MGLIKAISGAIGGAFGDQWLEAIEADNMTDRTIMAKGVAVRAGDRRSSNTRGTEGVISNGSMIHVYPNQMMMLVENGKIIDYTAEPGAYRVDNSSSPSLFNGQFGDSLKDTWDRFKYGGTTPHKQEAVFINLQELRDIKFGTKNPIQYFDNFYNSELFVRCFGNYSIKVVDPILFYVEVADKSRQRQDVDELGEQFSSEFMTALSTSINKMSADGFRISHLTSRTQELADYMSDALDKTWEENRGFEVKAVGINGISYSEESQELINMRNQGAMLGDPTIREAYVQGSIARGMEAAGSNEGGAGQAFLGMGIGLNSAGGFTNSASEFNRAQLEAQQAAEQAKQSNNTAVNTQDIEQEITENSDGQFDLNFCPNCGKNLPKPNPNFCPNCGGKLK; this is encoded by the coding sequence ATGGGTTTAATTAAAGCAATAAGTGGCGCTATTGGTGGCGCATTTGGTGATCAGTGGTTAGAAGCTATTGAAGCTGATAACATGACAGATAGAACTATAATGGCTAAAGGTGTAGCTGTTAGAGCTGGCGATAGAAGAAGCAGTAACACTAGAGGTACTGAGGGTGTAATCTCTAATGGTTCAATGATCCATGTTTATCCAAATCAGATGATGATGTTGGTTGAAAATGGGAAAATTATTGACTATACAGCAGAACCTGGAGCATATAGAGTAGATAATTCTTCCTCACCATCCTTGTTCAATGGTCAATTTGGAGATTCATTGAAAGATACTTGGGATAGGTTCAAATATGGAGGAACCACTCCACATAAACAAGAAGCTGTATTTATTAACTTGCAAGAACTGAGAGACATTAAATTCGGAACTAAGAATCCTATTCAATATTTTGATAATTTCTATAATTCTGAATTATTTGTAAGATGTTTTGGTAACTACTCTATTAAGGTAGTTGATCCAATTTTATTCTATGTTGAAGTTGCTGATAAATCTAGGCAAAGACAAGATGTTGATGAATTAGGTGAGCAATTCTCATCTGAATTTATGACAGCCTTATCAACCTCTATTAATAAAATGTCAGCTGATGGATTTAGAATTTCACACTTAACAAGTAGAACACAAGAGCTAGCAGACTACATGAGTGATGCCTTGGATAAAACTTGGGAAGAAAATCGTGGTTTCGAAGTAAAAGCTGTTGGAATTAATGGAATTAGCTACAGTGAAGAGTCACAAGAACTTATCAACATGCGAAATCAAGGTGCTATGTTGGGTGATCCTACAATTAGAGAAGCTTATGTACAAGGTTCTATTGCTAGAGGTATGGAAGCTGCAGGTTCTAACGAAGGTGGAGCTGGCCAAGCTTTCTTAGGAATGGGAATAGGTTTGAATAGTGCAGGTGGATTTACTAACAGCGCCAGTGAGTTTAATAGAGCTCAATTAGAGGCTCAACAAGCTGCAGAGCAAGCAAAACAAAGTAATAATACTGCAGTAAATACTCAGGATATAGAGCAAGAAATTACAGAAAATTCAGATGGACAATTCGATTTGAATTTCTGCCCTAATTGCGGCAAGAATTTACCTAAGCCAAATCCAAACTTCTGTCCTAATTGTGGTGGAAAGTTGAAATAA
- a CDS encoding TPM domain-containing protein: MSFTNSFKAKITKLSILVLVLLCILIGRNELFALDNSSIEVEDKADLLSSDEELNIKNRVKQILDDNNKVWYVDIFTIDDSQGKTTATYGIDRYEEINDPENTGKVLDGFFIIIDMDNRNYHFGTFGEALHIFDEDDVDKLLDSMFDGVSSGDYFSAFNAALNKVDSRLQLGDGYSKDNSIAQVKNYDIITPLFIALIFSSGSAIMYFGKVVKDYDKFENKPMFNYAKNSIAEYSEFEDIISNRQSYRVYRPLPRGNISNSSRSNSYSGGSSVSGGGRNVGGGGRGF, translated from the coding sequence ATGAGTTTTACTAATTCTTTTAAAGCCAAAATTACCAAACTAAGCATTTTAGTGTTAGTTTTATTGTGCATTCTTATTGGTAGAAACGAATTATTTGCGCTGGACAATTCTAGTATAGAGGTCGAGGATAAGGCTGATCTTCTAAGTTCCGACGAAGAATTAAACATTAAAAATAGAGTTAAACAGATTCTAGATGATAACAATAAAGTATGGTATGTAGATATTTTTACCATTGATGATAGTCAAGGTAAAACAACAGCTACATACGGTATAGACAGGTATGAGGAAATAAATGACCCTGAGAATACTGGTAAAGTTTTAGATGGTTTTTTTATCATAATTGATATGGATAATAGAAACTATCATTTTGGTACCTTTGGTGAAGCTTTACATATCTTTGATGAAGATGATGTGGATAAATTATTGGATTCAATGTTTGATGGGGTTAGTTCAGGTGATTATTTTTCTGCTTTTAATGCAGCCTTAAATAAAGTAGATTCAAGGTTACAGCTAGGCGATGGATATAGTAAGGACAATTCGATAGCTCAAGTTAAGAACTATGACATTATTACTCCTTTATTTATAGCATTAATTTTTAGTAGTGGCTCAGCTATTATGTACTTCGGAAAAGTAGTGAAAGATTATGATAAATTTGAGAATAAACCTATGTTTAACTATGCGAAAAATTCAATAGCAGAGTACTCTGAATTTGAAGATATTATTAGTAATCGTCAAAGTTATAGAGTATACAGACCATTGCCAAGAGGTAACATTTCTAATAGTAGTAGAAGTAATAGTTATTCTGGTGGCTCAAGTGTGAGTGGTGGTGGCAGAAATGTTGGCGGTGGTGGTAGAGGTTTCTAA
- a CDS encoding TFIIB-type zinc ribbon-containing protein, translating into MDFEKNFESNVDFDEKNSSEFVETIAGTNYKCPNCGAHIVFNADEQMYICDFCLSKFTIEEMDIATRKKQADIDRRLEKKKDIKLDKEELEAEVVQAYHCENCGADVISTDTNLSSYCYYCHSPVVFSDRLLGEKRPDEIIPFSIGKENAQAKFLDWAKNKRYIPKEFTTKAYLENMTGVYMPYWYLDSDIDVDFIGSSRSVRSWRIGDFIETEVTDYKHIRKGKFYLNDVNIVGSDKIDVNLLNGIEPYDESDIQKFSMPLLSGYLAEGFTVSGDKAEVELQRYTDNYANELLNRSFGFTGQIESIKKDFDITQQLRTYVMVPVWVLTYKYEDKIYVYAVNGSTGKSSGELPLVKKKLLLDSLGIGLIVFIIIAIIAFLIFNF; encoded by the coding sequence GTGGATTTTGAAAAGAACTTTGAGAGCAATGTAGATTTTGATGAAAAAAACAGCAGTGAGTTTGTAGAAACAATTGCTGGAACAAACTATAAGTGCCCTAATTGTGGGGCACATATAGTTTTTAATGCAGATGAACAAATGTATATCTGCGATTTTTGCTTGTCTAAATTTACTATTGAAGAAATGGATATTGCCACAAGAAAGAAACAAGCCGATATAGATAGACGTTTAGAAAAGAAAAAAGATATTAAGCTTGATAAAGAAGAACTTGAGGCAGAAGTTGTGCAAGCATACCATTGTGAAAACTGTGGTGCAGATGTAATTAGCACTGACACAAATCTAAGCTCTTACTGTTATTATTGTCATAGTCCGGTTGTGTTCTCAGATAGATTATTAGGTGAAAAGAGACCTGATGAAATTATTCCATTTAGCATTGGAAAAGAAAATGCCCAAGCAAAATTCTTAGATTGGGCCAAAAATAAAAGATATATACCAAAAGAATTTACTACAAAAGCTTACCTCGAGAATATGACAGGTGTGTATATGCCATATTGGTATTTGGATTCAGATATTGACGTTGATTTCATTGGAAGCTCTAGAAGTGTAAGATCCTGGAGAATAGGTGATTTTATTGAGACTGAAGTCACTGATTATAAACACATTAGAAAAGGTAAGTTTTATTTAAATGATGTCAATATAGTAGGTAGCGATAAAATTGATGTTAATCTACTAAATGGTATTGAACCATATGATGAGAGTGATATACAGAAGTTTTCAATGCCTTTACTGTCCGGCTATTTAGCTGAAGGTTTTACAGTTTCAGGTGATAAAGCTGAAGTAGAATTACAGCGTTATACTGATAATTATGCTAATGAGTTATTAAATAGATCCTTTGGATTCACCGGACAAATTGAGAGTATAAAAAAGGATTTTGATATCACTCAGCAATTACGAACCTATGTAATGGTACCAGTATGGGTGCTGACATATAAGTATGAAGATAAGATTTATGTCTATGCAGTAAATGGCTCTACAGGAAAGTCTTCAGGAGAACTACCACTGGTTAAGAAGAAGCTACTTCTTGATTCATTAGGTATAGGACTAATAGTTTTTATAATAATAGCTATTATTGCATTTTTGATTTTCAATTTTTAA
- a CDS encoding 6-phosphofructokinase, translating to MSKLKGNLIFGQSGGPTSVINASAAGVFIEALKHSDTIENVYGAHHGIAGILNEDFFLMNEEDSEELELLKYTPSSALGSVRYKLADPAKDDTDYKRMLEVFKKYNIRYFFYNGGNDSMDTVNKISQYMEEHGWEMRAMGVCKTIDNDLVGTDHCPGYGSAAKYVATTLTEVYQDATVYDSPQITVVEIMGRHAGWLAASAALARVAGFGPDLIYLPEVPFTVEQLYKDVDKVLEKKNKVIIAVSEGISDADGVFLAESIGAIEVDSFGHKQLSGTGAVVEDLLKERYDVKIRTLEFSLMQRAAAHLASATDIEEAFNCGAVAVNEAVNGKTGYMVGLKRNYDTAAYDVSYALIPLAEVANAEKAFPSEWINEEGNNVTDDYIDYALPLIQGETEMPKINGLPRFAKLKKVQGGNPTSYLDRA from the coding sequence ATGAGTAAGCTTAAAGGTAACTTAATTTTTGGTCAATCAGGTGGACCAACTTCAGTAATTAACGCTAGTGCAGCTGGTGTATTTATTGAAGCATTGAAACACAGTGATACAATCGAGAATGTATATGGTGCACACCACGGTATAGCAGGTATTTTGAATGAAGACTTCTTTTTAATGAATGAAGAAGATAGTGAAGAATTAGAACTATTGAAATACACACCATCATCAGCATTAGGTTCAGTACGTTATAAATTAGCTGATCCAGCTAAAGATGACACAGATTACAAACGTATGCTTGAAGTATTTAAGAAATACAATATTCGTTATTTCTTCTATAACGGTGGAAATGACTCAATGGATACAGTTAACAAAATTTCACAATACATGGAAGAGCATGGTTGGGAAATGCGTGCAATGGGTGTATGTAAGACAATTGATAATGACTTAGTTGGTACAGACCACTGTCCAGGATATGGTTCAGCAGCAAAATATGTTGCAACAACATTGACTGAAGTATACCAAGATGCAACTGTTTATGATTCACCACAAATTACTGTAGTAGAAATTATGGGTAGACACGCTGGTTGGCTAGCAGCTTCAGCAGCTTTAGCTAGAGTTGCAGGTTTTGGTCCAGACTTAATTTATCTACCAGAAGTTCCATTCACAGTAGAGCAATTATACAAAGATGTTGATAAAGTTCTAGAAAAGAAAAATAAAGTAATCATCGCAGTATCTGAAGGTATTTCAGATGCAGATGGTGTATTCTTGGCAGAATCAATCGGTGCTATTGAAGTTGACTCATTCGGCCACAAACAATTGAGTGGTACTGGTGCTGTAGTAGAAGATCTATTGAAAGAAAGATATGATGTTAAGATTAGAACACTAGAGTTCTCCTTAATGCAAAGAGCAGCAGCACACTTGGCTTCAGCTACAGATATTGAAGAAGCTTTCAACTGTGGTGCAGTTGCAGTTAACGAAGCTGTAAACGGTAAGACAGGTTACATGGTAGGTCTAAAACGTAACTATGATACAGCAGCATATGACGTAAGTTACGCTTTAATTCCATTAGCGGAAGTTGCTAATGCTGAAAAAGCATTCCCAAGTGAGTGGATTAATGAAGAGGGTAATAACGTTACAGATGATTATATCGATTACGCATTACCTTTGATCCAAGGCGAAACAGAGATGCCAAAGATTAATGGTCTACCAAGATTTGCTAAACTTAAAAAAGTTCAAGGTGGTAACCCAACTAGTTACCTAGATAGAGCATAA
- a CDS encoding alanyl-tRNA editing protein, whose protein sequence is MSKDFHDFKQLYDLEPYRKTAEVDVIYVEELSEKDPQSGARFKVLTSETVFYPEGGGQPGDTGVFVDLKNNKTYKVLDTRYDFKASDTEEENPLIFHFLAEEISSDIPIRQEIDWERRFTHSQQHSTEHILAGLVHNKYGYMNVGFHLGKEYTTIDFDGPLSYKEMQEIVDQANNIVWQNNPIDIKVYTADEAKNMDYRAKIELNNLVRLIDIPNVDVCACCGTHVKATGDIGLIICTNVEKYRNGVRITFLAGTRAYKYVREQQEISNALVQRLNMPYLDLEEGVLRLENKVSELETLIEDTAKSLWDKALNQSEQNSIIIITENIFSSKFLKLLFKNMESNSSILALIENQGNINFFLHETDDIYSSNESWYKHLKEEYNARGGGNAQMTQGQIQYNNVEAPLENFVSQLAEDLSANIIIL, encoded by the coding sequence ATGAGTAAAGATTTTCACGATTTTAAACAATTATACGATTTGGAACCCTACCGTAAGACTGCTGAGGTAGATGTAATTTATGTTGAGGAATTATCAGAAAAAGATCCTCAGAGTGGTGCACGCTTTAAAGTTTTAACAAGCGAGACTGTATTTTATCCAGAAGGCGGAGGCCAACCTGGAGATACTGGTGTATTTGTCGATTTAAAAAACAATAAAACATACAAAGTTTTGGATACCAGATATGACTTTAAAGCAAGTGATACCGAAGAAGAAAACCCACTAATTTTCCACTTCCTAGCAGAAGAAATTTCTAGCGATATTCCTATTCGCCAAGAAATTGATTGGGAACGTCGTTTCACCCACTCTCAACAACATAGCACAGAGCATATTTTAGCTGGTTTAGTTCATAACAAGTACGGATATATGAACGTAGGTTTCCATTTGGGCAAAGAATACACAACCATAGATTTTGACGGTCCACTAAGCTATAAAGAAATGCAAGAAATTGTTGATCAAGCGAATAATATAGTTTGGCAGAATAATCCTATAGATATTAAGGTTTACACCGCTGATGAAGCAAAAAACATGGACTATCGCGCTAAGATAGAGCTTAATAACTTGGTGCGTTTAATTGATATCCCTAATGTAGATGTTTGTGCTTGTTGTGGTACTCACGTAAAAGCTACTGGAGATATTGGTCTAATTATCTGTACCAATGTAGAAAAATACCGTAACGGTGTAAGAATCACTTTTCTAGCTGGTACTAGAGCTTACAAATATGTACGTGAGCAACAAGAAATATCTAATGCACTTGTACAACGCTTGAATATGCCTTATCTTGATTTAGAGGAAGGTGTTTTACGTCTAGAGAATAAAGTATCCGAGTTAGAGACCTTAATAGAGGATACTGCTAAATCACTCTGGGACAAAGCTCTAAACCAGAGTGAGCAAAACAGTATTATTATCATTACTGAAAATATATTCTCCAGTAAATTCTTAAAGCTACTGTTCAAAAATATGGAAAGCAATTCTTCTATATTGGCTTTAATAGAGAATCAAGGCAATATTAATTTTTTTCTACACGAAACAGATGACATCTATTCTTCAAATGAATCCTGGTACAAACATTTAAAAGAAGAATATAATGCTCGTGGCGGAGGGAATGCTCAAATGACGCAAGGACAAATTCAATATAATAATGTTGAAGCACCTTTAGAAAATTTTGTATCACAATTAGCAGAAGATTTATCCGCAAATATTATTATCTTATAA
- a CDS encoding adenosine deaminase, whose translation MSLRDFIYGLPKAELHLHLEGTLEPELKLELAKKNNVEIGMSTVEEIKSTYQFNDLPSFLDVYYSGMSVLQTEDDFYQLADQYLAKAKTEGVKHVEMFFDPQAHTSRGVSFDDVINGYYRASQESEERHGITSSLILCFLRDLSEESALEHFELAMNHREKIIGFGLDSDEHDNPPTKFERVFAKAKAEGFKITMHCDIDQKDSIQHINDVIHVINVDRIDHGTNIVESPELVDYVIENNIGLTSCPISNGFINEVTEMKSKEIKYLLDKGVKIMINSDDPAYFGGYVAENMCALADKYDFSKEDIIKLAKNSFEISWISPEEKAAYIKSIDEYVANN comes from the coding sequence ATGTCATTACGTGATTTTATTTACGGTTTGCCAAAAGCCGAATTGCATTTACACCTTGAGGGTACATTAGAGCCAGAGCTAAAACTCGAATTAGCTAAGAAAAACAATGTAGAAATTGGTATGTCTACGGTAGAAGAAATCAAATCTACATATCAATTTAATGACTTACCTTCATTCTTGGATGTTTATTACTCAGGAATGTCAGTTTTACAAACAGAAGATGATTTTTATCAATTAGCAGATCAATACTTGGCTAAAGCTAAAACTGAAGGTGTCAAACATGTTGAAATGTTCTTTGACCCACAAGCACACACTTCTCGTGGAGTAAGCTTTGATGACGTAATTAACGGTTATTACAGAGCATCTCAAGAGTCTGAAGAAAGACATGGTATTACAAGTTCTCTTATTCTATGCTTCTTAAGAGATTTAAGTGAAGAATCAGCTTTAGAGCACTTTGAATTAGCTATGAATCACCGTGAAAAGATTATTGGTTTCGGTTTAGACTCAGATGAACACGATAACCCACCAACCAAATTTGAAAGAGTATTTGCTAAAGCAAAAGCTGAAGGTTTCAAAATAACAATGCACTGTGACATTGATCAAAAAGATTCAATCCAACATATTAATGACGTAATTCATGTAATCAATGTTGATAGAATTGACCACGGTACTAACATTGTTGAATCACCAGAATTAGTAGACTACGTAATTGAAAACAACATCGGTCTCACCTCATGTCCAATTTCAAACGGCTTTATTAATGAAGTTACTGAAATGAAGTCTAAAGAGATTAAGTATCTATTAGATAAAGGCGTTAAAATCATGATCAACTCAGACGACCCTGCTTACTTCGGTGGTTATGTAGCTGAAAACATGTGTGCTTTAGCAGATAAATATGACTTCTCCAAGGAAGACATCATTAAATTAGCAAAGAACTCATTTGAAATTTCCTGGATTAGCCCAGAAGAAAAAGCAGCTTACATTAAGTCAATTGATGAGTACGTAGCAAATAACTAG
- a CDS encoding alpha/beta hydrolase, with product MFVRESINENAYVELYLLDTIYDDNSQKDSLPILLVLPGGGYRYTSYREAQPIAIAANSNNMHAAVLHYTNIKEDINISIDQLVEEVRTTIEFISTFAKEKFIDMDKLNVIGFSAGGHLAATCNNRLNNLINKVVLAYPAIGFSEVANQLYLTDLEKLDEEGQAAAKLFLQDPILEVSDKCKDTFIWMTYTDDVVPADGVLKYAQKMREFNVPLELHFFGHGGHGLSLAKENTAVFPGQVIPRISSWVELMDSWLKL from the coding sequence ATGTTTGTACGAGAGTCAATTAATGAAAATGCTTATGTAGAATTATATTTGCTTGACACAATATATGACGACAATAGTCAGAAAGATAGCTTGCCAATTCTCTTGGTTCTTCCGGGTGGGGGATATAGATACACTTCATATCGTGAAGCACAACCAATTGCAATTGCAGCGAATAGTAATAATATGCATGCTGCTGTCCTTCATTATACGAATATAAAAGAAGATATAAACATTTCTATAGACCAGTTAGTTGAGGAAGTAAGAACTACTATTGAATTTATTTCTACCTTTGCAAAAGAAAAGTTTATAGATATGGATAAACTTAATGTTATTGGTTTTTCTGCAGGAGGACATTTAGCTGCAACATGCAACAATCGTTTAAACAACTTGATTAATAAAGTAGTATTGGCATATCCAGCTATTGGTTTTAGTGAAGTTGCAAATCAGTTATATTTAACAGACTTAGAGAAGCTAGATGAAGAGGGACAAGCCGCAGCAAAATTGTTTTTACAAGATCCAATTCTAGAAGTAAGTGATAAATGTAAAGATACTTTTATTTGGATGACTTATACAGATGATGTAGTTCCTGCTGATGGTGTATTGAAGTATGCACAGAAAATGAGAGAATTTAATGTTCCACTTGAATTGCATTTCTTCGGACACGGTGGTCATGGATTAAGTCTAGCAAAAGAAAATACTGCGGTATTTCCAGGGCAAGTAATACCAAGAATTTCTAGTTGGGTCGAGTTAATGGATTCTTGGTTAAAATTATAA
- the rdgB gene encoding RdgB/HAM1 family non-canonical purine NTP pyrophosphatase, with protein sequence MRKCLIASSNVNKAREVQEILKDFNFEVLTTHDVEEELEVIEDADSFTGNALLKAKAYHERYPEYYILADDSGLMIEALDGRPGIYSARYGGDLSYPEKFKLIWSELAETGVDPNEWRAKFVCAIAWCEPGVSLSGEVDARVFQGEMHGIILDEARGENGFGYDPIFYLPEFGKTNAEISAEEKNKISHRGRALSELQKYLKN encoded by the coding sequence ATGCGAAAATGTTTAATAGCTAGTTCCAACGTTAACAAGGCTAGAGAAGTACAAGAAATACTGAAAGATTTTAATTTTGAGGTGCTAACAACACACGATGTAGAAGAGGAATTAGAGGTAATAGAAGATGCTGATAGCTTTACTGGAAATGCACTACTTAAAGCAAAAGCTTATCATGAAAGATATCCGGAATATTACATTTTGGCAGATGACTCAGGCTTAATGATCGAGGCTCTTGATGGCAGACCAGGTATATACTCAGCTAGGTATGGAGGAGATTTATCATATCCTGAGAAGTTTAAACTAATTTGGAGTGAGTTGGCCGAGACAGGTGTAGATCCAAATGAATGGAGAGCGAAATTTGTATGTGCTATTGCATGGTGTGAACCAGGAGTTTCGCTTTCGGGGGAAGTAGATGCAAGAGTGTTTCAAGGAGAGATGCATGGGATAATTTTAGACGAGGCTAGGGGAGAGAATGGATTCGGCTATGATCCAATTTTCTATCTTCCTGAATTTGGAAAAACAAACGCAGAGATATCTGCAGAGGAGAAAAATAAAATTAGTCACAGAGGAAGAGCTTTGAGTGAATTGCAGAAATATCTAAAAAATTAG